From the Luteolibacter rhizosphaerae genome, one window contains:
- a CDS encoding U32 family peptidase: MASVPSPMDSSYTPELLSPAGNWDCARAAVAAGADAIFFGMPRFNARLRADNFTEADLPELMSFLHKHGVKGFVAMNTLIFTGELEDAERQLRMIAEAGVDALIIQDLGLAKMAREIAPGVELHGSTQMTITSPEGLSFLESIFPMERAVLARELAVKEIERFGSVPSTPLEVFVHGALCVAYSGQCLTSESLGQRSANRGECAQACRMPYELVVDGVTRRDMGEVRYLLSPQDLAAVEMIPDLVKAGVKSFKIEGRLKTPEYVAAVTRVYRKALDAAIEERRAEITTQDRYELEMMFSRGMSTGWLAGTNHPYLTHGRYGKKRGPLLGKIKACGGTWIELEERTEVPLKAGDGVVFDAGENRDLEQGARIWKVEGERIVFHRTYSGINFSRIKPGNTLYKTSDEKLESEIRRFWQNAKLNEVKAGVRFAASGKPGEVLRITAECGGRKAAAESAMPLQAAAKHALSEATLAEQMGRLGDTGYELEGVEFSVEGECHIGLSELNRMRRVLVEELGAAGGTTSHATTRVSYRDLMPERVREERTAELSVLCRTLEQVQAAVDREVTMIYCDFEDPRRYKDAVAMREGKSKILLATPRIVKPGETGYLKMIERMEPDGLLLRNLASLEYYKHRSDLKRVGDFSLNVANPITARLLKEHATLDTLTISYDLNIGQALDLLGGAPPEWFELTLHQHMPMFHMEHCVFCTFLSKGTTYKDCGRPCETHVVHLRDRVGQMHRLMADVGCRNTLFNGRAQTGARFFGDLRATGLSKFRVELLDEDDLGALRAIGAYQDFLSGRTDAETLLANVTAFEKLGVTEGTLV; encoded by the coding sequence ATGGCATCGGTCCCCTCGCCCATGGATTCCTCCTACACGCCCGAACTGCTCAGCCCTGCCGGTAACTGGGACTGCGCACGCGCCGCCGTGGCCGCGGGAGCGGATGCGATCTTCTTCGGGATGCCGCGCTTCAACGCCCGGCTGCGGGCGGATAATTTCACGGAAGCGGACCTGCCGGAGCTGATGAGCTTCCTGCACAAGCACGGGGTGAAGGGCTTCGTGGCGATGAACACGCTGATCTTCACCGGCGAGCTAGAGGATGCGGAACGGCAACTGCGCATGATTGCGGAAGCCGGGGTGGACGCGCTGATCATCCAGGATCTGGGTCTGGCGAAGATGGCGCGGGAGATCGCGCCGGGCGTGGAGCTCCATGGCTCGACGCAGATGACGATCACCTCGCCGGAGGGGCTAAGTTTCCTCGAGTCGATCTTCCCGATGGAGCGGGCGGTGCTGGCCCGCGAGCTGGCGGTGAAGGAGATCGAGCGCTTCGGTAGCGTGCCCTCGACACCGCTGGAAGTCTTCGTGCACGGGGCACTGTGCGTGGCCTATTCCGGACAATGCCTGACCAGCGAATCGCTCGGTCAGAGATCGGCGAATCGCGGTGAGTGCGCGCAGGCCTGCCGGATGCCGTATGAGCTGGTGGTGGACGGGGTGACGCGCCGCGACATGGGCGAAGTGCGTTACCTGCTGAGCCCGCAGGATCTGGCGGCAGTGGAGATGATCCCCGATCTGGTGAAGGCGGGGGTGAAGTCCTTCAAGATCGAGGGTCGTCTGAAGACGCCGGAGTATGTGGCGGCGGTGACGCGGGTGTATCGCAAGGCGCTGGACGCGGCGATCGAGGAGCGGCGGGCGGAGATCACGACGCAGGACCGCTACGAGCTAGAGATGATGTTCTCCCGCGGGATGTCGACCGGCTGGCTGGCCGGAACGAATCACCCGTATCTGACCCACGGGCGCTACGGGAAGAAGCGCGGACCGCTGTTAGGAAAGATCAAGGCCTGCGGCGGGACATGGATCGAGCTGGAAGAGCGCACCGAGGTGCCGCTGAAGGCAGGCGATGGCGTGGTCTTCGATGCGGGTGAGAACCGTGATCTGGAGCAAGGTGCGCGGATCTGGAAGGTGGAGGGCGAGCGGATCGTCTTCCACCGCACTTACAGCGGGATCAATTTCTCGCGGATCAAGCCGGGCAACACGCTTTACAAGACTTCCGACGAGAAGCTGGAATCGGAGATCCGGCGCTTCTGGCAGAATGCGAAGCTGAACGAGGTCAAGGCGGGAGTGCGCTTCGCGGCGAGCGGCAAGCCGGGCGAGGTCCTGAGGATCACGGCGGAGTGCGGCGGGAGGAAGGCGGCGGCGGAATCCGCGATGCCGCTACAGGCGGCGGCGAAGCACGCGCTCTCCGAAGCGACCTTGGCGGAGCAGATGGGACGACTGGGTGATACCGGGTATGAGCTCGAGGGCGTGGAGTTCTCAGTGGAGGGCGAGTGCCACATCGGCCTTTCCGAACTGAACCGGATGCGGCGGGTGCTGGTGGAGGAACTGGGAGCGGCGGGCGGGACGACATCGCACGCGACGACCCGAGTGAGCTATCGCGATCTGATGCCGGAACGGGTGCGGGAAGAGCGGACGGCGGAGTTATCGGTGCTGTGCCGGACCCTCGAGCAAGTTCAGGCGGCGGTGGATCGCGAGGTGACGATGATCTACTGCGATTTCGAAGATCCGCGGCGCTACAAGGATGCGGTGGCGATGCGCGAGGGCAAGTCGAAAATCCTGCTAGCGACGCCGCGGATCGTGAAGCCGGGCGAGACCGGGTACCTGAAGATGATCGAGCGGATGGAGCCGGACGGGCTGCTGCTGCGGAACCTGGCCTCGCTGGAATACTACAAGCATCGTAGCGACCTGAAGCGGGTCGGCGACTTCTCGTTGAACGTGGCGAATCCGATCACGGCGCGGCTGCTGAAGGAGCATGCGACGCTGGATACCCTGACGATTTCCTACGACCTGAACATCGGGCAGGCGCTGGACCTGCTGGGCGGAGCACCGCCGGAGTGGTTCGAGCTGACGCTGCATCAGCACATGCCGATGTTTCATATGGAGCACTGCGTGTTCTGTACCTTCCTGAGCAAGGGGACAACCTACAAGGATTGCGGGAGGCCGTGTGAAACACATGTGGTGCACCTACGCGACCGGGTGGGCCAGATGCACCGGCTGATGGCGGACGTGGGCTGCCGGAACACGCTCTTCAACGGGCGCGCACAAACAGGCGCAAGATTCTTCGGGGACCTGCGGGCGACGGGACTGTCGAAGTTCCGGGTGGAGCTGTTAGACGAAGACGACCTGGGAGCGCTGCGGGCGATCGGGGCGTATCAGGATTTCCTCTCCGGCAGGACGGATGCGGAAACACTGCTGGCGAACGTGACAGCCTTCGAGAAGCTGGGAGTAACCGAGGGAACGCTGGTGTAG
- a CDS encoding RNA-binding S4 domain-containing protein — protein MSDPVRVDKWMWAVRLFKTRGLAAKACETGRVKAGERILKSSSELRGGELLELPFPEGPGTRTVRVLGLIDKRVGAPEARAACEEITAPEVLEIRKQWLEGRAHRLIGDQGRPTKKNRRQIDEHRGFFE, from the coding sequence ATGAGTGACCCCGTGCGCGTGGACAAATGGATGTGGGCCGTGCGCCTCTTCAAGACCCGCGGCCTCGCGGCGAAGGCCTGCGAAACCGGCCGCGTGAAGGCCGGCGAGCGCATCCTCAAGTCATCCTCCGAACTCCGCGGCGGCGAACTCCTCGAGCTCCCTTTCCCCGAAGGCCCCGGCACCCGAACCGTCCGCGTCCTAGGCCTGATCGACAAGCGCGTCGGTGCCCCCGAGGCCCGCGCCGCCTGCGAGGAAATCACCGCGCCGGAAGTCCTCGAGATCCGCAAGCAATGGCTCGAAGGCCGCGCCCACCGCCTCATCGGCGATCAGGGCCGCCCGACGAAGAAGAACCGCCGCCAGATCGACGAGCACCGCGGCTTCTTCGAGTAA
- a CDS encoding beta strand repeat-containing protein — protein sequence MNIMNPFVRASLTRAAVLTVIATAHAAEQIVDTATSNINVATGDSVWFDSTNTNAAIGVTTINSATPATGPLPGWAHTRWSFLKYDGANVVEIPNGEKVVGTANLATVTPTSVYYDNNAASATAGNLTLGLLETTRDFQILPGSTTDVTLGGLLYHGNSHWVKPGTGTGTAALTSSSGQLTVVTNGGQPDYQINGVVIKDFDGTTPLTLVKTGPEPLGLAGVANTYTGGTWINNGRLRATNAGSYGAASGLVRVNGANSQACLAVAGTFGQSFQIEGLGWSEGTEKRGAIRFEGAATVSGSVSLTGASRMVVNSNITGTINGALNGSAPLEIGYADGTAFTGTLNLNGSGTGMTGPVTVTLGRLNVNNGLNAPVTVAAGATLGGESTIAGNVTLADTSNIAVNGATAGVLDVAGTVDISAGTVNLVASAAPASPATSFTAFTYDTLTGPATNLTVSGLRGGTATDDSANSQVLVNFTPSTLTWTGAANANWTQNADLNFDNGAATSFFNGDKVSFTEAAAVKTVTLVGTLYPGSITFDHTSEYTVTGANAGIAGPTGVTKNGSGTLNLGGQTNSFTGPVLVNAGRIKYTNYWEGLGNSSGVTVAAGAQVDLNGAFPNNVGRTYEWTIAGSGPDGAGAITNTGAGAPGENAGIRVLTLSGDAAIGGTGGRIDVGNSAGTGVLNGNGHTLTKVGTNGMGFRANASGTPVNFVIANGFAWAENTDNAWGAATGSLRIKNGARAGTYGTRQIATPVFLEAGSKLYNEGGGKGTWIGNVTLEGDATVESGNGLMDLMGTVTGTASLTKTGAQALYLADAQYTGNTTVSAGTLSLGTPTLADGSTVSIAGTGAALLDLPHNEEDTVSVLLINGVPQAAGIYGSSASAAPVPDDVHFSGSGTLKVTSSGNPYQTWAALNGIPGASGAADADGDGISNAIEFLIGGDPSGPDSNSAALLPTVDNSNASYVDFVFRRTDEAAESEHFVEYGSELTGWTTAEPGEPVTTPVIITETDDGFGEGIDQVTVRIPRALAEDARLFVRLRVNIP from the coding sequence ATGAACATCATGAACCCCTTCGTCAGGGCATCCCTGACGCGTGCCGCCGTGTTAACTGTGATCGCCACGGCACATGCCGCGGAACAGATCGTGGATACGGCGACGAGCAATATCAATGTCGCGACCGGCGATAGTGTTTGGTTCGACTCGACCAATACGAACGCAGCGATCGGCGTGACGACGATCAACAGTGCAACTCCGGCGACGGGACCGCTGCCGGGCTGGGCGCACACGCGCTGGAGCTTTCTGAAGTACGACGGCGCGAACGTGGTGGAGATCCCCAATGGGGAGAAGGTAGTGGGGACGGCAAACCTGGCGACCGTGACGCCGACATCCGTTTACTACGACAACAATGCGGCATCGGCCACCGCCGGGAATCTGACTCTCGGTCTTCTGGAGACGACGAGAGACTTCCAGATCCTGCCCGGATCGACGACGGATGTGACCCTCGGCGGCCTGCTGTATCACGGCAACAGCCACTGGGTGAAGCCGGGGACCGGGACGGGGACGGCAGCACTCACATCGTCCTCCGGACAACTGACGGTGGTGACCAACGGCGGTCAACCGGACTACCAGATCAACGGGGTGGTCATCAAAGACTTCGACGGGACGACTCCGCTGACACTGGTCAAGACCGGACCGGAGCCACTGGGACTGGCGGGGGTGGCGAACACTTACACGGGTGGCACTTGGATCAACAACGGCCGCCTGCGCGCGACGAATGCCGGTTCCTACGGTGCGGCGAGCGGATTAGTGCGCGTGAACGGCGCGAACTCGCAGGCTTGCTTGGCCGTGGCGGGGACTTTCGGGCAGTCCTTCCAGATCGAGGGTCTGGGTTGGAGCGAAGGCACGGAGAAGCGCGGCGCAATCCGTTTCGAAGGAGCGGCGACGGTGAGCGGCTCGGTGAGCCTGACGGGCGCCTCACGGATGGTGGTGAACAGCAACATCACGGGGACGATCAATGGAGCTCTGAACGGTAGCGCGCCGCTGGAGATCGGCTATGCGGATGGCACGGCCTTCACCGGCACGTTGAACCTGAACGGCTCCGGGACAGGGATGACGGGACCGGTGACAGTGACGCTGGGCCGCCTGAACGTAAACAACGGCCTGAACGCCCCGGTGACGGTGGCGGCAGGCGCAACGCTGGGCGGTGAGAGCACGATCGCGGGCAACGTGACGCTGGCGGACACCTCCAACATCGCGGTGAACGGCGCGACTGCGGGCGTGCTGGACGTGGCGGGCACGGTGGACATCTCCGCAGGTACGGTGAATCTCGTAGCAAGCGCCGCACCGGCCAGCCCGGCGACGAGCTTCACGGCCTTCACCTACGACACGCTGACGGGTCCGGCGACGAACCTGACGGTGAGCGGTCTGCGCGGCGGCACGGCGACTGACGACAGCGCGAACTCGCAGGTGCTGGTGAACTTCACGCCCAGTACCTTGACCTGGACCGGCGCGGCGAACGCGAACTGGACCCAGAATGCGGACCTGAACTTCGACAACGGCGCGGCAACGAGTTTCTTCAACGGCGACAAGGTGAGCTTCACCGAAGCCGCAGCGGTGAAGACGGTGACGCTGGTGGGAACACTCTACCCGGGCAGCATCACCTTCGATCACACCAGTGAATATACGGTGACCGGCGCGAACGCGGGGATCGCGGGTCCGACCGGGGTGACGAAGAACGGCAGCGGCACGCTGAACCTGGGCGGCCAGACGAACAGCTTCACCGGTCCGGTGCTGGTGAACGCGGGCCGGATCAAGTACACGAACTACTGGGAAGGTCTGGGCAATAGCTCGGGCGTGACGGTGGCAGCGGGTGCTCAGGTGGATCTGAACGGTGCCTTCCCGAACAACGTGGGGCGGACCTACGAGTGGACGATCGCGGGCAGCGGTCCGGATGGTGCCGGTGCGATCACGAACACGGGTGCGGGAGCACCGGGGGAGAACGCGGGCATCCGCGTGCTGACCCTGAGCGGCGATGCTGCGATCGGCGGCACGGGTGGACGTATTGACGTGGGCAACAGCGCCGGCACGGGCGTGCTGAACGGCAACGGCCACACGCTGACGAAGGTGGGCACGAACGGCATGGGCTTCCGGGCGAATGCGAGCGGCACGCCGGTGAACTTCGTGATCGCGAACGGTTTCGCCTGGGCGGAGAACACGGACAATGCCTGGGGTGCTGCGACCGGCTCGCTGCGGATCAAGAACGGTGCGCGCGCCGGAACTTACGGCACGCGTCAGATCGCCACGCCGGTCTTCTTGGAAGCAGGCTCCAAGCTTTACAATGAAGGCGGCGGCAAGGGCACCTGGATCGGCAACGTGACGCTGGAAGGCGATGCGACCGTGGAGTCCGGCAACGGCCTGATGGACCTGATGGGCACCGTGACGGGCACCGCTTCCCTGACCAAGACCGGTGCGCAGGCACTGTATCTGGCGGACGCGCAGTATACCGGCAACACCACGGTGAGCGCGGGCACGCTCTCGCTGGGAACTCCCACGCTCGCAGACGGCTCGACGGTTTCGATCGCGGGCACGGGTGCCGCGCTGCTGGACCTGCCGCACAATGAAGAGGACACGGTCTCGGTGCTGCTGATCAACGGCGTGCCGCAGGCGGCGGGGATCTACGGTTCCTCGGCCTCCGCGGCTCCGGTGCCGGATGACGTGCACTTCAGCGGCTCCGGCACGCTGAAGGTGACTTCGAGCGGAAACCCTTACCAGACTTGGGCCGCCTTGAACGGCATCCCGGGGGCTTCGGGTGCCGCGGACGCCGATGGCGACGGGATCTCGAACGCGATCGAATTCCTGATCGGCGGCGACCCGAGCGGTCCGGACTCCAACTCGGCGGCGCTGCTGCCGACGGTCGACAACAGCAATGCGAGCTACGTGGACTTCGTCTTCCGCCGGACAGACGAGGCAGCGGAGAGCGAGCACTTCGTGGAGTATGGCTCCGAACTGACGGGCTGGACGACGGCGGAGCCGGGTGAGCCGGTGACCACCCCGGTGATCATCACCGAGACGGACGACGGCTTTGGCGAAGGAATCGACCAAGTGACCGTGCGGATCCCACGGGCTCTGGCGGAGGATGCGCGTTTGTTCGTGCGCCTGCGCGTGAACATTCCCTGA
- a CDS encoding beta strand repeat-containing protein produces MTATASILPSPAANLYWDTNGATAASGNAAAGTWDSGTNWSTDAGGAIATVGWTDGSSAVFSAGTDGTTTKAVTIGGTVATPSILLEEVGLVNLTGGSINISGGSVFNTSALGAATNRSLTWTSTVTGTGNLTLAVNGDTSAGGGGSNTVFALTGTNDFTGDVTITSGVVTAGSSLGNAANKVILNGGGLVDNNTNIAFARNLEIGTNGGTIRNYGATANFRLQGTLSGSGTLSRTDGGTTILTGSGTGFTGALNLLRGTTQIGDGTQTSNLVANTSGVTLGDASGAGTIRYNLDSSFTLATPVTFANSGSTFVWQGKDAGDVLTVNSALGPNATTGSIRVNSGTLSAAAGANIKALNLQLACTPSNSATAEQGVLAIGSGASLTTRFFDIGQGTNNSGKVEQSGGTVTIEAGGTGFRLGHWTNGASPGNVYNLTGGTLDASVTTVNVGWDGAAVMTVGGGAGTATLKAGAVQLDASGSSPTLNNTLTLANNGLIEVSGNVAGASVDDKLILSGGTMRATGNGTWSAAAETLAATSSIYDIPSGRTVTASGAISGAGTLNVNVAANSALTLSSAISGSTALNLSIPADASVTASGAITTSGDIAVTGAGTLSVTGQANTFTGSFTQTGGRLIGNGKVTGTPTINATISPGTTATPTGILDFGNAGTTSTLNGTMMLDLKAEGDPLTSDLISVYENVAFGANALIQPVFTATPLEASHLLVSYFGTRTGTPVLDPNLKVRGMSFALDTTVDNEVRLNVTGTATPGNLTWAGDGTGNNWNVDSAATWGGAQKFFQYDSVTFDDSGNNAANINISGTFATGAITVSGTKAYTFAGSGSIIGSPTLTKDSTGDLTILNDNKFGTVNLNAGKLIVGNGGTTGSIGETGPITVAADTTLEFNRSNNFTYSRPASAGSTGTLVKKGTGVMTLGSGSSLLPTNLVIDGGTVIAQGGGFNANRMEGAGQVTVNAGATLLIPGGSAHAFGGNNATFTEAFTINGGTMTLNQEQYFNNLTLNGATVNGTSDIRSSAASNWLVTGTAPSTMTVTVTNQNATNWNIEDVTTSAAVDMLVSSNVTGGGATNKAGIGTLRFTGANSYTGATNINAGTLQAGSDRALGFGNALGAASVAGTTVAAGATLDIAGVTVNEVVTLNNGGTLTNSNLTTTGTLSNGLAGVRVVDAGTGYTANPTIAFAGGGGTGATATAVQTGGALSSITTTAAGTGYTTAPTVTVTGAGTGATASATISQLVVTGAGNQIGGAGNLSIPAIMAGAGSYTKVGAGSLTIPTGGSTLAGNIAIDGGTVTMTASGNGTTLTSGLGALNGTRMITLNTGGTLAFGINNILGNGAVALANLPSITVNAGATLTTNNYNVTGPLFLNGGTVTDSRTTAPGGYQGLEIKGTVTAGGTTPSLITAAGNFGHHLVGTIAFDVADVTGTAAADLTVATRLLNSSADNASAVANLTKTGSGTLVLNAANGYTGTTTVTGGTLSGTGSVAGPLTVDATGTIAPGASAGNFGAGSTTLAGTYACEIDGANEDTLVVTGDLNLTGGTLNVSVLNAPALPNHVIASYTGTRTGNFATVTGLPSGYSVVYNDAAKQVLLSNGAGDAFGSWTSANGISGAGGNVDSDGDGIVNGIEFVLGGDPSGPNSNSAALLPTITMDATYMNFTFRRTDESLAYNPRVQYGTGLSAWTNAVAGQPVATPVLIVTDNDFYAAGIDRVTVRIPRALAAPGTKLFGRLTVDIP; encoded by the coding sequence ATGACAGCGACGGCCTCCATCCTCCCCTCGCCTGCGGCGAACCTCTATTGGGACACCAACGGCGCCACCGCGGCATCGGGCAATGCCGCAGCGGGCACCTGGGATAGCGGAACCAACTGGTCAACGGACGCGGGCGGCGCGATCGCCACGGTAGGCTGGACCGACGGCAGCTCGGCGGTGTTCTCCGCCGGCACGGACGGCACCACGACCAAGGCCGTGACGATCGGCGGCACGGTAGCCACGCCCTCGATCCTGCTGGAAGAGGTCGGACTGGTGAACCTGACCGGCGGCTCGATCAACATCAGCGGAGGATCGGTGTTCAACACCTCGGCCCTGGGTGCGGCGACGAACCGCTCGCTGACCTGGACTTCCACCGTGACCGGGACCGGCAACCTGACGCTGGCGGTAAACGGCGATACCAGCGCGGGCGGCGGCGGATCGAACACCGTGTTCGCTCTGACCGGAACGAACGATTTCACTGGCGACGTGACCATCACCTCCGGTGTGGTGACCGCGGGCTCCTCGCTGGGCAATGCCGCGAACAAGGTGATCCTGAACGGCGGCGGTCTGGTCGATAACAACACGAACATCGCCTTCGCACGGAACCTCGAGATCGGAACCAACGGCGGCACGATCCGGAACTACGGCGCTACCGCGAACTTCCGCCTGCAGGGTACGCTGAGCGGCAGCGGCACGCTGAGCCGCACGGACGGCGGGACCACGATCCTGACCGGCAGCGGCACGGGATTCACCGGTGCGCTAAACCTGCTGCGCGGCACGACGCAGATCGGCGACGGCACGCAGACTTCCAACCTGGTCGCGAACACCAGCGGAGTCACCCTGGGCGATGCATCCGGTGCAGGAACCATCCGCTACAATCTCGACAGCTCCTTCACGCTGGCAACACCGGTGACCTTCGCGAACTCCGGCTCGACCTTCGTGTGGCAGGGCAAGGACGCTGGCGACGTGCTGACGGTAAATTCCGCACTGGGGCCGAACGCGACGACCGGCTCGATCCGCGTGAACTCCGGGACGCTTTCGGCCGCAGCCGGCGCGAACATCAAGGCGCTGAACCTGCAGCTGGCCTGCACTCCGAGCAACAGCGCGACGGCAGAGCAAGGGGTGCTGGCAATCGGCAGCGGTGCCAGCCTGACGACACGCTTCTTCGACATCGGCCAAGGCACGAACAACTCGGGCAAGGTGGAACAAAGCGGCGGCACGGTGACGATCGAAGCCGGAGGCACCGGTTTCCGCCTGGGCCACTGGACGAACGGCGCTTCTCCGGGGAACGTGTATAACCTGACCGGCGGCACGCTGGACGCCTCCGTGACCACGGTGAACGTGGGCTGGGACGGCGCGGCGGTGATGACGGTGGGCGGCGGTGCCGGCACGGCGACGCTGAAGGCGGGTGCAGTCCAGCTCGATGCGAGCGGCAGCAGCCCGACCCTGAACAACACCCTGACGCTGGCGAACAACGGCTTGATCGAAGTCTCCGGGAACGTGGCGGGCGCGAGCGTGGACGACAAACTGATCCTGAGCGGCGGCACGATGCGTGCGACCGGCAACGGGACCTGGTCCGCGGCAGCGGAGACGCTGGCCGCGACGAGCTCGATCTACGATATTCCTAGTGGACGCACGGTGACCGCGAGCGGCGCGATCAGCGGAGCGGGCACGCTGAACGTGAACGTGGCCGCGAATTCCGCGCTGACCCTGAGCAGTGCGATCTCCGGCTCGACGGCGCTCAACCTGAGCATCCCGGCCGATGCCAGCGTCACCGCGAGCGGCGCCATCACCACCAGCGGCGACATCGCCGTGACCGGTGCGGGTACCCTGTCCGTGACCGGACAAGCCAACACCTTCACCGGCAGCTTCACGCAGACAGGCGGAAGGCTGATCGGCAACGGCAAGGTCACCGGCACACCGACGATCAACGCAACGATCTCTCCCGGCACGACGGCGACCCCGACCGGGATCCTAGACTTCGGCAACGCGGGAACGACCAGCACGCTGAACGGCACGATGATGCTCGACCTGAAGGCCGAAGGCGACCCGCTGACCTCCGACCTGATCTCGGTCTACGAGAACGTGGCCTTCGGTGCGAACGCGCTGATCCAACCGGTCTTCACGGCGACTCCGCTGGAAGCGTCCCACCTGCTGGTATCCTACTTCGGAACGCGGACGGGCACGCCGGTGCTGGATCCGAACCTGAAGGTCCGCGGGATGAGCTTCGCGCTGGACACCACGGTGGACAACGAAGTGCGCCTGAACGTGACGGGCACCGCGACCCCGGGCAACCTGACCTGGGCCGGCGATGGCACGGGCAACAACTGGAACGTGGACTCCGCCGCCACCTGGGGTGGAGCGCAGAAGTTCTTCCAGTATGATAGCGTGACCTTCGATGACTCCGGCAACAACGCCGCGAACATCAACATCAGCGGCACCTTCGCCACGGGTGCGATCACGGTGAGCGGCACGAAGGCTTACACCTTCGCGGGCAGCGGTTCGATCATCGGCTCGCCGACGCTGACGAAGGACAGCACCGGCGACCTGACGATCCTGAACGACAACAAGTTCGGCACGGTGAACCTGAACGCGGGCAAGCTGATCGTGGGGAACGGCGGCACGACCGGCTCGATCGGCGAGACCGGCCCGATCACGGTGGCAGCGGATACGACGCTGGAGTTCAACCGCTCCAACAACTTCACCTACAGCCGCCCGGCAAGTGCCGGCAGCACCGGCACGCTGGTGAAGAAGGGCACGGGGGTGATGACGCTCGGCTCCGGATCGAGCCTGCTGCCGACCAACCTGGTGATCGACGGCGGCACGGTGATCGCACAGGGCGGCGGCTTCAATGCCAACCGCATGGAGGGCGCGGGCCAAGTGACCGTGAACGCGGGAGCCACGCTGCTGATTCCGGGAGGATCGGCGCACGCCTTCGGAGGTAACAATGCCACCTTCACCGAGGCCTTCACGATCAACGGGGGTACGATGACGCTCAACCAAGAGCAGTACTTCAACAATCTGACCCTGAACGGCGCCACGGTGAACGGCACGTCGGACATCCGCTCCAGCGCCGCGAGCAACTGGCTGGTGACGGGCACCGCGCCGAGCACGATGACGGTGACGGTGACCAACCAGAACGCCACCAACTGGAACATCGAAGACGTAACGACGAGCGCCGCGGTGGACATGCTGGTGAGCAGCAACGTGACCGGCGGCGGTGCGACCAACAAGGCCGGCATCGGCACGCTGCGCTTCACCGGCGCGAACAGCTACACCGGCGCGACGAACATCAATGCAGGCACGCTGCAAGCCGGTTCCGACCGCGCGCTGGGCTTCGGCAACGCCCTGGGTGCCGCCAGCGTGGCAGGCACGACGGTGGCAGCCGGCGCAACGCTGGACATCGCGGGTGTGACGGTGAACGAGGTGGTGACACTGAACAACGGCGGCACGCTGACGAACAGCAACCTGACGACGACGGGCACGCTCTCCAACGGCTTGGCCGGGGTGCGTGTGGTGGACGCCGGCACCGGCTACACCGCCAACCCGACGATCGCCTTCGCAGGCGGCGGCGGCACGGGTGCGACCGCCACGGCGGTGCAGACCGGCGGTGCGCTGAGCTCGATCACGACCACGGCGGCGGGCACCGGCTACACCACGGCACCGACGGTGACCGTGACCGGCGCGGGCACGGGTGCGACGGCCTCGGCGACAATCTCGCAACTGGTGGTGACCGGTGCGGGCAACCAGATCGGCGGCGCAGGGAACCTTTCGATTCCGGCGATCATGGCCGGAGCGGGCAGCTACACCAAGGTGGGCGCCGGTTCGCTGACGATCCCGACCGGCGGCAGTACGCTGGCGGGTAACATCGCGATCGACGGCGGCACGGTGACCATGACGGCCTCCGGCAACGGCACGACCCTGACCTCCGGTCTGGGTGCGCTGAACGGAACGCGGATGATCACGCTGAATACCGGCGGCACGCTGGCCTTCGGCATCAACAACATCCTTGGCAACGGAGCGGTGGCCTTGGCCAACCTGCCTTCGATCACGGTGAACGCGGGTGCGACGCTGACCACGAACAACTACAACGTGACCGGTCCGCTGTTCCTGAACGGGGGCACGGTGACCGACTCGCGCACGACGGCGCCGGGCGGTTATCAAGGCTTGGAGATCAAGGGCACGGTGACGGCAGGGGGCACGACCCCATCGCTGATCACCGCAGCCGGAAACTTCGGCCATCACCTGGTGGGCACGATCGCCTTCGACGTGGCGGATGTGACGGGCACTGCGGCCGCCGACCTGACGGTGGCGACCCGCTTGCTGAACTCCTCCGCGGATAACGCGAGCGCCGTGGCGAACCTGACGAAGACCGGCAGCGGCACGCTGGTGCTGAATGCGGCGAACGGCTACACCGGCACCACCACGGTGACGGGCGGGACGCTCTCCGGCACGGGATCGGTGGCGGGTCCGCTGACGGTGGATGCCACTGGCACGATCGCCCCGGGTGCTTCCGCAGGCAACTTCGGCGCGGGCAGCACGACACTGGCAGGAACCTACGCCTGCGAGATCGACGGAGCCAACGAGGACACGCTGGTGGTGACCGGTGATCTGAACCTGACGGGTGGAACACTGAACGTGAGCGTGCTGAACGCTCCGGCGCTACCAAACCACGTGATCGCCAGCTACACGGGCACCCGCACCGGCAACTTCGCCACGGTGACAGGTCTGCCCTCCGGCTACTCGGTGGTCTATAACGACGCGGCGAAGCAGGTGCTGCTGAGCAACGGTGCCGGCGATGCCTTCGGCAGCTGGACCTCCGCGAACGGGATCTCCGGTGCGGGAGGCAACGTGGACTCCGACGGCGACGGCATCGTGAACGGCATCGAATTCGTGCTGGGTGGCGATCCCTCCGGCCCGAACTCGAACTCGGCCGCGCTGCTGCCGACAATCACGATGGATGCGACCTACATGAACTTCACCTTCCGCCGGACGGATGAGTCCCTGGCCTACAACCCGCGCGTGCAGTATGGCACGGGTCTGTCGGCATGGACCAATGCGGTGGCCGGGCAGCCGGTGGCGACGCCGGTGCTGATCGTGACGGACAATGACTTCTATGCTGCGGGGATCGACCGGGTGACGGTCCGGATCCCGAGGGCGCTGGCCGCGCCCGGCACCAAGCTCTTCGGTCGTTTGACCGTGGATATTCCCTGA